A single Salmo salar chromosome ssa19, Ssal_v3.1, whole genome shotgun sequence DNA region contains:
- the LOC106579497 gene encoding SH2 domain-containing protein 1B, translating to MASPLLMYHGAISKLDCEDLLGKKGKDGAYLIRDSETIQGAMCLCVYKKKVVYTYRILQTHTGSYTLQTASGVEEKFFKTLEELVRHYKRRGQGLAQHLRHSVKRKTLLQLPAPNVIDEVPDYENVDASDYVVVLPS from the exons ATGGCATCGCCTCTACTGATGTACCATGGGGCGATCAGTAAACTGGACTGTGAGGATCTGCTGGGGAAGAAGGGGAAGGATGGAGCCTACCTCATCAGAGACAGCGAAACCATCCAAGGAGCCATGTGCCTGTGTGTCTA TAAAAAGAAGGTGGTGTATACCTACAGAATCCTCCAGACCCACACTGGAAGCTACACCCTGCAG acAGCGTCTGGTGTAGAGGAGAAATTCTTTAAGACGTTAGAGGAGCTGGTCCGCCATTATAAGCGTCGGGGGCAGGGATTGGCTCAGCATCTGCGCCACTCAGTCAAGAGGAAGACACTGCTACAACTTCCCGCCCCCAATGTCATCGACGAGGTGCCTGATTATGAAA ATGTGGATGCATCAGACTACGTTGTTGTCCTGCCCTCTTGA
- the LOC106579476 gene encoding lipase member H, with translation MLLWQLLGLVGSLMLCKGQKNGVGELCDDFTDLDFHECFLGTTLNVKLLLYTKSNLRCGREVNHHHLSYQPLFNFSLPTAFVIHGYRPTGAPPVWVDHIVQLLSEQEDMNILVVDWNRGAANLNYFTAVANTRQAANNLTGFILSMQEEGAPLSSIHLIGVSLGAHLAGFVGANLKGKIGRITGLDPAGPMFTGATAEERLDPSDAMFVDVLHTDMNSFGLRGQHGHIDYYANGGSDQPGCPKTIFSGKSYFVCDHQRSVFLYLCALNRTCSLTAYPCSSYSDFLDGRCLQCEAFKPAPCPMLGYNISRWRDTLLRLGQTKAYFTTTATLPYQKTSYRVDMVTWNQYLRWGVVILRLHSGRNFSEARIDRKRLKFEQYTSTRLLVQFDEDLQPIQKISLRIASGNMIGPRYKIRLLHIRLTPLDQPDSPLMCRYDIIMEENIEVAFRPLPCDPRL, from the exons ATGTTACTCTGGCAACTCCTCGGATTGGTGGGCTCCCTCATGCTCTGCAAAG gCCAGAAGAATGGTGTAGGTGAACTGTGTGATGACTTTACAGACCTGGACTTCCATGAGTGCTTCCTTGGGACCACCCTGAACGTTAAGCTGCTGCTCTACACCAA GTCTAACCTGCGCTGCGGCAGAGAGGTGAACCACCATCACCTGTCCTACCAGCCACTCTTCAACTTCTCCCTGCCCACGGCCTTCGTCATCCACGGCTACCGGCCCACCGGGGCCCCTCCGGTCTGGGTGGACCACATCGTCCAGCTGCTGTCTGAGCAGGAGGACATGAACATCCTGGTGGTGGACTGGAACAGAGGAGCTGCTAACCTTAACTACTTCACTGCTGTGGCCAACACCCGACAGGCTGCCAACAACCTCACCGGCTTCATACTCAGCAtgcag gaggaGGGAGCGCCTCTGAGTTCAATCCACCTGATCGGGGTGAGTCTAGGAGCTCACCTAGCTGGGTTCGTAGGAGCAAACCTGAAGGGCAAGATTGGCCGCAtaacag GTCTGGACCCAGCAGGGCCCATGTTCACTGGAGCAACTGCTGAGGAGAGACTAGACCCTTCAGACGCCATGTTTGTAGACGtactacacactgacatgaact CATTTGGTCTCAGAGGTCAACACGGCCATATTGACTACTATGCCAATGGAGGATCTGATCAGCCAGGCTGCCCCAAGACCATCTTCTCAG GGAAGTCGTATTTCGTGTGTGACCACCAGCGCTCTGTGTTCCTGTACCTGTGTGCTCTCAACCGGACCTGCAGCCTCACAGCCTACCCTTGCTCCTCCTACAGCGACTTCCTGGATGGACGATGTCTGCAGTGTGAAGCCTTTAAGCCCGCCCCCTGTCCCATGCTAG GTTACAACATCAGCAGGTGGAGGGATACTCTGTTGCGATTGGGTCAGACCAAGGCCTATTTCACCACCACTGCCACGTTGCCTTATCAAA AGACCAGCTACAGGGTGGACATGGTGACATGGAACCAGTACCTGCGCTGGGGAGTCGTCATCCTCAGACTACACAGTGGCAGGAACTTCAGTGAGGCACGCATTGACCg TAAGCGGTTAAAGTTTGAGCAGTACACCTCCACCCGTCTGTTGGTCCAGTTTGATGAGGACCTGCAGCCCATCCAGAAGATATCCCTCCGCATCGCAAGCGGCAATATGATAGGCCCTCGCTACAAAATCCGACTTCTCCACATCCGCCTCACCCCCCTGGATCAACCCGACAG CCCGCTGATGTGTCGCTATGACATCATCATGGAGGAGAATATTGAGGTGGCGTTCCGCCCACTGCCCTGCGACCCTCGCCTCTGA